One stretch of Methanobacterium aggregans DNA includes these proteins:
- a CDS encoding L-2-amino-thiazoline-4-carboxylic acid hydrolase, translated as MSIKLKILSIWTPQSLLINELDRVAEVTTECLDKLLKEHSAESLNLLEDLVMEGNLEQRRALMAEGHNVRVNALIDAIGYEKAMEVGRTEMFKAGYKLGLEARGRLGVNENIRDTIKAAQILYRVLGIEFKVEKLEKNMVLMVKRCSLANYYSPETCRMMSAADEGVVHGLNENLNMLFKKRITEGAKECTACIKSKNQL; from the coding sequence ATGAGCATTAAACTAAAAATATTATCCATTTGGACCCCACAATCCCTTTTGATTAATGAACTGGACAGGGTTGCGGAGGTAACAACTGAATGTCTGGATAAACTTCTGAAAGAACACTCCGCAGAGTCTTTGAACCTTTTGGAAGACTTGGTTATGGAAGGAAATCTTGAGCAGAGAAGAGCTTTAATGGCTGAAGGTCACAATGTCAGAGTAAATGCTCTTATTGACGCCATTGGATATGAAAAAGCCATGGAAGTGGGCAGAACTGAAATGTTCAAAGCAGGTTACAAACTGGGATTGGAAGCACGTGGACGTCTTGGTGTAAATGAAAACATCAGGGACACCATTAAAGCTGCACAGATACTGTACAGAGTACTTGGAATAGAATTCAAAGTCGAAAAGCTGGAAAAAAATATGGTTTTAATGGTGAAAAGATGCTCACTCGCCAATTATTACTCTCCTGAGACATGTAGAATGATGAGTGCTGCAGATGAAGGTGTTGTTCATGGTTTAAATGAAAATTTAAACATGTTATTCAAAAAAAGGATAACTGAAGGTGCAAAAGAGTGTACAGCATGTATAAAATCTAAAAATCAGTTGTGA